GATGCGAAGGGCGGCCTGCGCATCGCCGCCGAGAAGCGCGGCACTTTCGGCGACCAGGAATGGGCGCAGCCGCTTGCCGCCGTTCAGCACGGCATAGTGCATGGCGCTGCGCAGGGTCTCGGGCCTGGCGATTTCATCGGAAAGGGCGTTCGGCGACAGCAATGCGACGAGCAGCGCCTCGATCTTGCGGGCGTTGTTCTTCAGCCTCGTCTCGAAAGTGTCCCGGTTCGCGTCCATCGGCGCTGTTTGGCATGGGGCAAGGGGGCTTGCAACGGAATTGTCGATGGCTACCGCAAGATTTCCCATGTGCTCTGGCATAAGCGCCTCACAGGCGTTATGAGAACGACAGGGAGCGAAGTGGACTGGGGACATTTTGGATATAGCGCCGGAGACAGAGGATATCGCCGACATGCCGGCCCGTCGGCGATGGTTCGAAAATCGGCCTGTGCTGAAGCGCATCGTTCTTGCCGTGCTGGCGCTGGTCGTCCTTCCCTACGTGCTGATCTTTTTCTATCTGCTGCCTTTCATCCATCCCGTCTCGACGCTGATGCTGCGCGATCTCGTGCTATTGCGCGGTTATGACCGGAGATGGGTGTCGCTGGATGAGATCTCTCCGGTCCTAGTGCAGTCGGTGATGATGTCCGAGGACGGACAATATTGCTTCCACGGCGGCGTTGACTGGGCGGAAATGCGCATGCTCGTCGAGGACACGCTGAAAGGTCAAGCGACACGCGGCGGCAGCACGATCCCGATGCAGACAGCCAAGAACCTCTTCCTCTGGAACAGCCGCTCCTTCGTGCGCAAAGCGATGGAGCTACCGCTCGCCGTGTCCACGGATTTCGTCCTGTCGAAACGGCGGCTGATGGAAATCTACCTTAACATCGCCGAATGGGGTCCCGGCATTTACGGCATCGAGGCCGCCGCCCAGCATCATTTCAAGGTGCCGGCCTCGAAGCTGACGCGACGCCAGGCATCGCTGCTTGCCGTTTCGCTGCCGAACCCGATCGACCGCAAGGCAGGCAAGCCGGGACGCGGCCTTCGCCGGCTCGCCGGCGTGATCGAGAGACGGGCGCAGGGTTCGGGCGAATACATCAAGTGCATCTATGAGTGAGATCAGAACTTGTCGTTAGAAGGACCAAGCGTCATCTGACATTCTTGGTTCTGCCATATGGGCGGTGCAGTGAAACCAGAACCCTCGAGTTGCCCATGACCACCACGACATTTTCGCCCGAGCTTCTCTCTCACTCGAAGACCCACAATCCGACCCCACCCGCCCATCTCGGCAGCCGCTACCGCAAGGTCGGCGGTTTTCTGCCGGAAGCCGGCAATACCATCATCTGCCATATCGAGAAGGGTTCGCAGACGCAGACGGCGCTGATCGAGGCGCGTGAAACATATCTGGCGATGCCCGAGGCCGCGCAATTCCTGTTCACGCCGATCTCCAGCCTTCACATGACGCTTTTCGAAGGGCTCATCGAGACCCGGCGCCGGCAGGATTGTTGGCCGGGCGATCTCCCTCTCGAGACTCCGATCGAAGACATGACCGCGCGCATGGCGGCCCGGCTCGAAGGTTTCTCGATGACCGAGCCTTTCAAGGTGGCCGTCGTCGAAGCTCGCCCGTCGGGGCTGCTCGTCGACGGGGCAAACGAGAAGGACCGCAGGGTCATGCGCGCCTGGCGCAACGCCTTTGCCGATCTTCTCGGCTATCGCCAGCCGAACCATGAAGACTATAAGTTCCACGTGACCTTCGCCTATCCGATCGAACGGCTGGAGGACGAAGCCTTGCCGCGCTGGCAGGCGATGCTCGACGACGTAGCCGACGAGATCCGCCGCAAGACGCCCGTTTTCGAGTTGACGCCACCGGCCTTTTGCGTCTTCGAGGACATGAACCATTTCCACGAATTGCTGATCTTCGATTTCGACGCCTGAACGGGAGAAACCCCATGGACAGACCGACGCTCTACATCGCCAACAAGAACTATTCCTCATGGTCGTTCCGGCCATGGATTGCGCTGACGGGCGTCGGCATCGATTTTGAGGAGGTGCTGATCCCCTTCGACTATCCCAGCGGCAATCCCGACATCAAGGCCATCTCGCCAAGCGGCAATGTGCCGGTCCTGCAGCACGGCGCATTGAAGATCTGGGAATCGCTGGCGATCATCGAATATGCCGCCGAGCTTTATCCCGAAGCCGGCCTTCTGCCGAGGGATCGCGCTGCGCGGGCAATCTCCCGTTCGGTTTCGATGGAAATGCTGTCGGGTTTCCGGGCCCTGCGCGGCGCCTGCCCGATGAACATCCGCCGGCCGAAGGCCAGGATCGTCTTGCCGGATGGTGTCGATGCCGATATCCGCCGCATCGAGACGATCTGGCGCGACCTCCTGGAGAAATCCGGCGGACCGTTTCTCTTCGGCGCCTTCGGGGCCGCGGATGCGATGTTTGCGCCTGTCGTCAATCGGTTCGACATTTATGACCTTGTCCATCGAGACGACACGCTCGCCTATATGACGACCATGAAGGCGCATCCGGCCTGGCGGAAATGGGAAGAAGCCGCCCGTGCCGAGCGTTGGATCGTGGCGGAAGACGAAGTCTGAGCGAGGAATCATTACCTCGCAAAAAAAATTGATGGGGACTGGTCAAGACCGCCCCTTGCATGTATAAGCGCGCGAAATTCCGAAATCGCGACATGTCCGTTTCGGCCGCCAGTTTGGCCGTGGGAATGTTTTGCCCGCAAGTGGAGTAAGAGAAATGGCTGTACCGAAGAGAAAAACGAGCCCGTCCAAGCGCGGCATGCGCCGTTCGGCTGATGCGCTGAAGGCTCCGACCTACGTCGAAGACAAGAATTCCGGCGAACTGCGCCGCCCGCATCATATCGACCTGAAGACCGGCATGTATCGCGGCCGTCAGGTTCTGACGCCGAAGGAAAGCGCGTAAATTTTCCGATCGGCTCGTCCGATCGCAAGTTTCAAGGCCGGCTTCACGCCGGCCTTTTGCATTTAGCCAATATCATATTTGCAATCACTTGCGGTGAGACGACAGTTTGCGGCAGTATTCTTCCTGCGCAAGGAGATTGCCGATGATAGCCGCAATGCCGCTGATGATTATCCCGTTTATTCTTTACAATCTGGCGATGCTTGGCCTGATGGGCGGCGGCGGCATCGCAGCCTTGCAGCACAACATCATCGTGCTGTCGATGCTCTCGGGTGCGACCTGGAGCATGGCGCTCGGCGATCTCCTCATCGTCGTTGCGCTCATCGTGCTGTTCTTCGAAATCCTGAAAGCAACGCGAACCGGGTCCGGTAACCTCTTGAACCACATCTTGTCGATGCTAGTCTTCATCGCCTTCCTGGTCGAGTTTCTTCTCGTCCAGGGCGCTGCAACGCAGGTGTTCTTCATTTTGATGACGATCGCTCTGATCGACGTGATCGGCGGTTTTGCCGTTTCGATCCGGAGCGCCGGGCGGGATGTCTCTATCGGACTATAGGTTGTCGAGTTTATTCTGGAGAGCGCGGAGCTGCTCCTTCAGCTCGTCGATATCCTTGGCCTCAGCCTTGCGGCTTTCCTTGGCCGCCGGCGGCGCCATGAATGGCGAAAACATCTGCATTGCCTGCTGAAACAGCTCGGTATTGCGGCGAACCTGGTCCTCGACCATCTGCATCGGCAATTGCAAGTTCTTGCCGAGCGGCGTCTCGCCAAAGGCGCGGTTTACCTGTTCGCGCATCTGAGCCTGCTGCTCGGTAAAGGCACGCATAGAATGTTCGAGGAAGCTCGGCACGACCATCTGCATCTGGTCACCGTAATAGGTGATGAGCTGGCGCAGGAAGGAGATCGGAAGCAGCGTGTTGCCGGTTTTCGATTCCTGCTCGAAGATGATCTGGGTCAGCACCGAATGGGTGATGTCGTCTCCGCTTTTTGCGTCCTGGACGGTAAAGTCTTCGCCCCTCTTCACCATCTCCGCCAGATCTTCCAGCGTCACGTAGGTGCTGGTGCCTGTATTGTACAGGCGGCGATTGGCGTATTTCTTGATGACTATCTGACCCTCGTTCTTCGCCATATCAGTCTCCTGAACTCCCGTCTGATTTTTGGATGCTCCTCCACTTTAGACTGTAAACGCAAAAGAAGGCCGGTGACAATCTCTTTGTGCGTTGCGGCAAACCTTTAACAGATCAAACGAATCGGCGCTGACGGCTGCCGCCGAAAAATGGCGGCGACCAGTCTTCCCGTTTGACTTGTGCTCAAAGCTTTGCCAGTTTCCCCTTATGTAAGTGGGACGAAAACGAGGAGCCTCCCCATGAGCAATTCATCCGTCGTCATCGCCAGCGCAGGTCGGACAGCCGTCGGCTCGTTCAATGGCGCTTTTGCAACGGTCCCCGCGCATGAACTCGGCGCGGCCGTCATCAAGGGCGCGCTCGCACGTGCCGGCGTCGACGCCGGCGAGGTGGATGAGGTGATCCTCGGCCAGGTGCTGGCCGCAGGCGAAGGCCAGAACCCGGCCCGCCAGGCGGCGATCAAGGCCGGGCTTCCGAAGGAAACGACGGCTTGGGGCGTCAACCAGCTCTGCGGCTCGGGCCTGCGCGCCGTCGCGCTCGGCATGCAGCAGATTGCCACCGGCGATGCCAAGATCATCGTTGCCGGCGGTCAGGAATCCATGTCGATGGCGCCGCATGCCGTGCACTTGCGCGGCGGCGTCAAGATGGGCGACACGAAGATGGTCGACACGATGATCAAGGACGGCCTGACCGATGCCTTCCACGGTTATCACATGGGCATCACCGCCGAGAATATTGCGCGTCAATGGCAGCTTTCGCGCGACGAACAGGATCGGTTCGCGGTCGCTTCGCAGAACAAGGCCGAGGCCGCCCAGAAAGCCGGCCGCTTTACCGACGAGATCATCCCCTATGTCATCCAGACGCGTAAGGGCGATGTTACGGTCGATGCCGACGAATATATCCGCCACGGCGCCACGCTGGAGGCTATGGCCAAGCTGCGCCCCGCCTTCGACAAGGAGGGCACGGTGACGGCTGCAAATGCCTCCGGCCTCAATGACGGTGCCGCGGCAGCGGTGCTGATGAGCGAAGCGGAAGCGGTCCGCCGGGGCATCCAGCCGCTGGCCCGCATCGTTTCCTGGGCAACGGCGGGCGTCGATCCGTCGATCATGGGCACCGGCCCGATCCCCGCTTCGCGCAAGGCGCTCGAAAAGGCCGGCTGGTCTGTGAACGATCTCGATCTCGTCGAGGCCAACGAGGCTTTCGCTGCACAAGCCTGCGCCGTCACCAAGGATCTCGGTTGGGATCCTGCCATCGTCAACGTCAATGGCGGGGCGATTGCCATCGGCCATCCGATCGGCGCTTCCGGCGCGCGCGTTCTCAACACGCTGCTGTTCGAGATGAAGCGTCGGGGCGCGAAGAAGGGCCTGGCCACGCTTTGCATCGGCGGCGGCATGGGTGTCGCCATGTGCTTCGAGGCACTTTAACAGCATACGATACGATCCGTCATTGATTGAAACCCCGCCATGCGCGGGCGAAAACAAAAGGGGAGCGGAACATGAGCAGAGTGGCTCTGGTCACCGGAGGTACACGCGGCATTGGCGCAGCAATATCCACGGCGCTGAAAAATGCCGGCTACAGGGTTGCGGCCACTTACGCCGGTAATGACGAGAAGGCTCATGCCTTCCACGACGTCACCGGCGTTGCGGTATTCAAATGGGATGTTTCGGACTACGCAGCCTGCGGTGAAGGGATCACCAAGGTCGAAGGCGAGATCGGGCCGGTCGAAATCCTCGTCAATAATGCCGGCATCACCCGCGACGCAATGTTCCACAAGATGACGCCGCAGCAGTGGCACGAGGTGATCAACACCAACCTGACCGGTCTATTCAACATGACGCATCAGGTCTGGAGCGGCATGCGCGACCGCAGCTTCGGCCGCATCGTCAATATCTCGTCGATCAACGGCCAAAAGGGCCAGATGGGCCAGGCGAACTATTCGGCGGCCAAGGCGGGCGATCTCGGCTTTACCAAGGCGCTTGCCCAGGAAGGGGCTGCAAAAAACATCACCGTCAATGCCATCTGCCCCGGTTATATCGGAACGGAAATGGTGCTTGCCGTGCCGGAGAAGGTACTGAATGAACGCATCATTCCGCAGATCCCGGTCGGTCGTCTCGGCGAACCGGAAGAAATCGCGCGTTGCGTCACCTTCCTCGTCTCCGACGATGCCGGCTTCATCACCGGCTCGACGCTGACGGCCAATGGCGGGCAATTCTTCGTTTAAGACAGGATGAACGTTTGTCGATTCGCAAAGGCGCGTTGCAGAACGCGCCTTTGCTTTTTGTTTGGGAGGTCAGAAGCGGTTGCCGGTGTCCCGGTCTCGCTGAACCCGAATCTTGACCGGCATTCGCTGCCGCAAGCGATCTCCGCTACGAAGAGCTGAGACCGCGGTTGTCAGGAAAGCCGCAGCGACGAGAATGACGACGGTGGAATTCAGGACAATCTGGTCCATGCAAATATTCCTTTCAGCGCGTCGGGCGATGGTGCCTGCCCTGCGATCACCAAGGAAATATGCGCCTCCAATAGGTGCCGGTAGATTTGACTTTCACGACTGATCGTCAACATCACGTTGACGCGCCGGCAAAGAAAAACGGGCGCAAAAGCGCCCGTTGGGAGTCCGATATGTTATGCGATCAGTAGCGGCAACGAGCCTCGTAACGGCGGCCGTAGCGGTCGCGATAGATGCAG
This DNA window, taken from Rhizobium etli CFN 42, encodes the following:
- the mtgA gene encoding monofunctional biosynthetic peptidoglycan transglycosylase — translated: MDIAPETEDIADMPARRRWFENRPVLKRIVLAVLALVVLPYVLIFFYLLPFIHPVSTLMLRDLVLLRGYDRRWVSLDEISPVLVQSVMMSEDGQYCFHGGVDWAEMRMLVEDTLKGQATRGGSTIPMQTAKNLFLWNSRSFVRKAMELPLAVSTDFVLSKRRLMEIYLNIAEWGPGIYGIEAAAQHHFKVPASKLTRRQASLLAVSLPNPIDRKAGKPGRGLRRLAGVIERRAQGSGEYIKCIYE
- a CDS encoding DUF1868 domain-containing protein, with the translated sequence MTTTTFSPELLSHSKTHNPTPPAHLGSRYRKVGGFLPEAGNTIICHIEKGSQTQTALIEARETYLAMPEAAQFLFTPISSLHMTLFEGLIETRRRQDCWPGDLPLETPIEDMTARMAARLEGFSMTEPFKVAVVEARPSGLLVDGANEKDRRVMRAWRNAFADLLGYRQPNHEDYKFHVTFAYPIERLEDEALPRWQAMLDDVADEIRRKTPVFELTPPAFCVFEDMNHFHELLIFDFDA
- a CDS encoding glutathione S-transferase family protein; translation: MDRPTLYIANKNYSSWSFRPWIALTGVGIDFEEVLIPFDYPSGNPDIKAISPSGNVPVLQHGALKIWESLAIIEYAAELYPEAGLLPRDRAARAISRSVSMEMLSGFRALRGACPMNIRRPKARIVLPDGVDADIRRIETIWRDLLEKSGGPFLFGAFGAADAMFAPVVNRFDIYDLVHRDDTLAYMTTMKAHPAWRKWEEAARAERWIVAEDEV
- the rpmF gene encoding 50S ribosomal protein L32 — encoded protein: MAVPKRKTSPSKRGMRRSADALKAPTYVEDKNSGELRRPHHIDLKTGMYRGRQVLTPKESA
- the phaR gene encoding polyhydroxyalkanoate synthesis repressor PhaR: MAKNEGQIVIKKYANRRLYNTGTSTYVTLEDLAEMVKRGEDFTVQDAKSGDDITHSVLTQIIFEQESKTGNTLLPISFLRQLITYYGDQMQMVVPSFLEHSMRAFTEQQAQMREQVNRAFGETPLGKNLQLPMQMVEDQVRRNTELFQQAMQMFSPFMAPPAAKESRKAEAKDIDELKEQLRALQNKLDNL
- a CDS encoding acetyl-CoA C-acetyltransferase produces the protein MSNSSVVIASAGRTAVGSFNGAFATVPAHELGAAVIKGALARAGVDAGEVDEVILGQVLAAGEGQNPARQAAIKAGLPKETTAWGVNQLCGSGLRAVALGMQQIATGDAKIIVAGGQESMSMAPHAVHLRGGVKMGDTKMVDTMIKDGLTDAFHGYHMGITAENIARQWQLSRDEQDRFAVASQNKAEAAQKAGRFTDEIIPYVIQTRKGDVTVDADEYIRHGATLEAMAKLRPAFDKEGTVTAANASGLNDGAAAAVLMSEAEAVRRGIQPLARIVSWATAGVDPSIMGTGPIPASRKALEKAGWSVNDLDLVEANEAFAAQACAVTKDLGWDPAIVNVNGGAIAIGHPIGASGARVLNTLLFEMKRRGAKKGLATLCIGGGMGVAMCFEAL
- the phbB gene encoding beta-ketoacyl-ACP reductase produces the protein MSRVALVTGGTRGIGAAISTALKNAGYRVAATYAGNDEKAHAFHDVTGVAVFKWDVSDYAACGEGITKVEGEIGPVEILVNNAGITRDAMFHKMTPQQWHEVINTNLTGLFNMTHQVWSGMRDRSFGRIVNISSINGQKGQMGQANYSAAKAGDLGFTKALAQEGAAKNITVNAICPGYIGTEMVLAVPEKVLNERIIPQIPVGRLGEPEEIARCVTFLVSDDAGFITGSTLTANGGQFFV